The following are encoded together in the Serratia odorifera genome:
- a CDS encoding YeaC family protein has product MDVKDLIAAMTPEIYQRLVQAVELGKWPDGVALTPEQKENSLQAVMLWQALHNDDPQHMSIGKDGQIVMKSKQELKQQFAAEPLIKLKPQ; this is encoded by the coding sequence ATGGACGTGAAGGATTTGATTGCGGCGATGACGCCCGAAATTTATCAGCGCCTGGTGCAAGCCGTGGAGTTGGGTAAGTGGCCGGACGGTGTTGCGCTGACGCCGGAACAGAAGGAAAACAGCTTGCAGGCGGTCATGCTCTGGCAGGCGCTGCATAATGATGATCCGCAGCATATGAGTATCGGCAAGGATGGTCAGATCGTTATGAAGAGCAAGCAGGAGCTGAAGCAACAGTTCGCTGCCGAACCGCTGATCAAGTTGAAGCCGCAGTAA